One window from the genome of Gemmatimonadaceae bacterium encodes:
- a CDS encoding ECF-type sigma factor, with protein sequence MDPGFDSLMRRAEHADPGAADELFALLYRELHDLAERNLRRAGAPPTLGPTTLLHEAYLNIAERGGVAFPDRGRFLAYASRAMRGLVIDYARRRRARKRGRELEITLTDEIGSAAGTLADADELQRLGDALDELAILEPALAELVDMHFFSGFAFAEIAGVRGVSERTVQRDWRKARLLLHRTLLDGDDVAVV encoded by the coding sequence ATGGACCCAGGCTTCGATTCCCTCATGCGGCGCGCCGAGCACGCGGATCCGGGCGCGGCAGACGAGCTGTTCGCGCTCCTCTACCGCGAGCTGCATGATCTTGCCGAGCGCAACCTGCGGCGCGCCGGCGCTCCGCCCACGCTGGGCCCCACCACGCTGCTGCACGAGGCCTACCTCAACATCGCAGAGCGCGGCGGCGTGGCCTTCCCCGATCGCGGCCGGTTCCTGGCCTACGCATCGCGCGCCATGCGTGGGTTGGTGATCGACTATGCCCGGCGGCGCCGGGCGCGAAAACGGGGACGCGAACTCGAAATAACGTTGACCGACGAGATCGGGTCGGCGGCCGGCACGCTGGCGGACGCAGACGAATTGCAGCGACTCGGCGACGCGCTGGACGAGCTGGCCATCCTCGAGCCGGCGTTGGCGGAACTCGTGGACATGCATTTCTTCAGCGGGTTCGCATTCGCCGAGATCGCCGGCGTTCGCGGCGTTTCCGAGCGCACGGTGCAGCGCGACTGGCGCAAGGCCCGGCTGCTGCTGCATCGCACGCTGCTCGACGGGGACGACGTGGCCGTCGTCTAG
- a CDS encoding serine/threonine-protein kinase, whose translation MPSLDPERWRALSPLLDRALELSDAEREAWLHTLRSESPELAAELTAVLSGEAAADHSGFLSGPLEVSVAGLELGAWTIERPLGHGGMGSVWLARRTDGRFEGLAAVKLLNLSLLSATGQERFRREGTVLARLAHPGIARLLDAGVGPSGQPYLVLEHVDGEPIDAWADAHHLSREQRIHLVLQVLAAVGHAHANLVVHRDLKPSNILVAHDGTVKLLDFGIAKLLDADGSGAHSALTADGAGALTPLFAAPEQVRGDAVTTATDVYASGVLLYLLLSGRHPTAEGCRTPADAIRALFDVEPARLGMDDLDTILAKALRKEPGERYQTVVALADDLARYLRREPVSARRDSVAYRARKFVLRHRVGVAGFVTIGAALSAITLFALRQTAAAHRERDAAVFAGARADAQIAFQSLLMSQLGDRPMTMREILDRGREMLERQYSQDPRFLAGLLVQLSDRYAELGDSKVRGAVLDRARGLAAAAYDSSDLAAARCAAADNLRTEGRYDEARRAFAGVDSLLTAAPDPDVEATCLGYRADLENELGNWKAADSAITRAIAVRGRLGHVDDVAYAGLLSTLAYTLDRAGRPRESIAVSKRAAALMDTTGHGGTVARTIIQHDMALVYVELGENVQASALLYDVLRRMRQADTTGRLPVQALIHYARAALFGGNLDSARKYFGVLADQAVADHNTYWEGRALFGLGEAEIAAGDLPAARRTMARFRPISTTRALRSSDDEIVDYRMLEALLARAEGDTAAARAKVVAMLRDNGYFQGHRRDLMRAGLIVAAEVSPPDSALGYARAALALASVDSLTATRSAYVGEARLVEARALLAAGDTARARASLTQAVMALTAGVGAGHPRTREARALLAGLPR comes from the coding sequence ATGCCCTCTCTCGACCCCGAGCGCTGGCGCGCTCTCTCGCCGCTCCTCGATCGCGCGCTGGAGTTGTCCGACGCCGAGCGCGAGGCGTGGCTGCACACGCTTCGCTCGGAGTCCCCGGAGCTTGCGGCCGAGTTGACCGCGGTCCTCTCGGGCGAGGCCGCGGCCGATCACAGCGGATTCCTGTCCGGTCCGCTCGAGGTGTCGGTCGCCGGACTCGAGTTGGGCGCGTGGACCATCGAGCGCCCATTGGGGCACGGGGGCATGGGCTCCGTCTGGCTCGCCCGCCGAACCGACGGCCGTTTCGAAGGGCTTGCCGCTGTCAAGCTGCTCAATCTCTCCCTCCTCAGCGCTACCGGTCAGGAGCGGTTTCGACGCGAGGGCACGGTGCTCGCGCGACTCGCCCACCCGGGGATCGCTCGGCTCCTCGACGCGGGCGTGGGCCCGAGCGGGCAGCCGTATCTCGTGCTCGAGCACGTGGACGGCGAACCGATCGATGCGTGGGCCGACGCCCATCATCTCTCGCGCGAGCAGCGCATCCACCTGGTCCTCCAGGTCCTCGCCGCGGTGGGCCACGCGCACGCGAATCTCGTCGTCCACCGCGATCTCAAGCCGTCGAACATTCTCGTCGCGCACGACGGCACGGTGAAGCTGCTCGATTTCGGCATCGCCAAGCTGCTCGATGCCGACGGGAGCGGCGCGCACTCCGCGCTCACGGCCGACGGCGCGGGCGCGCTCACGCCGCTCTTCGCCGCACCGGAACAGGTGCGGGGCGACGCGGTCACCACCGCCACCGACGTTTACGCGTCAGGCGTGCTCCTCTATCTCCTGCTTTCCGGGCGGCACCCCACGGCCGAGGGATGCCGCACTCCGGCCGATGCGATCCGCGCCCTGTTCGACGTGGAACCGGCGCGGCTCGGCATGGACGACCTCGACACCATCCTCGCCAAGGCGCTGCGCAAGGAACCCGGCGAGCGCTACCAGACCGTTGTCGCGCTCGCCGACGACCTCGCGCGCTACCTGCGCCGCGAGCCGGTGAGCGCGCGCCGGGATTCCGTCGCGTACCGCGCGCGCAAATTCGTCCTCCGGCATCGCGTGGGTGTGGCCGGCTTCGTCACCATCGGCGCTGCGCTGTCGGCGATCACGCTGTTCGCGCTCCGGCAGACGGCGGCGGCCCACCGCGAACGCGACGCCGCCGTATTCGCCGGCGCTCGTGCCGACGCGCAGATTGCCTTTCAGTCTCTGCTCATGTCGCAACTCGGGGACCGGCCGATGACGATGCGCGAGATCCTGGACCGCGGGCGCGAAATGCTCGAACGCCAGTACTCCCAGGACCCGCGATTCCTGGCCGGGCTCCTCGTGCAGCTCTCGGATCGGTACGCCGAGCTGGGCGACAGCAAGGTGCGGGGCGCCGTGCTGGACAGGGCCCGGGGCCTCGCCGCGGCCGCATACGATTCTTCTGATCTCGCCGCCGCGCGGTGCGCCGCGGCGGACAACCTGCGCACCGAGGGACGCTACGACGAGGCGCGCCGCGCATTCGCCGGCGTGGACTCGCTCCTCACGGCCGCGCCCGACCCCGACGTCGAGGCCACCTGTCTCGGCTATCGGGCCGACCTCGAGAACGAACTCGGAAATTGGAAGGCCGCCGATTCCGCAATCACCCGGGCCATCGCCGTCCGCGGCCGCCTCGGCCACGTCGACGACGTGGCGTACGCCGGTCTGCTGAGCACGCTCGCCTACACTCTCGACCGCGCGGGACGGCCGCGCGAGTCCATCGCCGTGTCCAAGCGGGCCGCCGCCCTGATGGACACCACCGGCCACGGCGGAACGGTGGCTCGAACCATCATCCAACACGACATGGCGCTGGTGTATGTCGAGCTGGGCGAGAACGTCCAAGCCAGCGCCTTGCTCTACGACGTCCTGCGCCGGATGCGTCAGGCCGATACGACCGGGCGCCTGCCGGTCCAGGCGCTCATCCACTACGCGCGCGCGGCGCTGTTCGGAGGAAACCTGGACTCGGCGCGGAAGTACTTCGGCGTGCTCGCCGATCAGGCCGTTGCGGACCACAATACCTACTGGGAGGGCCGCGCGCTGTTCGGTCTCGGGGAGGCGGAGATCGCCGCCGGCGATCTTCCCGCCGCTCGGCGCACCATGGCCCGCTTCCGGCCGATCAGCACGACCCGGGCGCTGCGCAGCAGCGACGACGAGATCGTGGACTACCGCATGCTCGAAGCGCTGCTCGCGCGGGCCGAGGGCGACACCGCCGCCGCCCGCGCGAAGGTCGTCGCCATGCTCCGCGACAACGGGTACTTCCAGGGCCACCGGCGCGATCTGATGCGCGCCGGCCTCATCGTGGCGGCCGAGGTGAGCCCACCCGACAGCGCACTCGGCTATGCCCGCGCCGCGCTCGCCCTCGCCTCCGTGGATTCACTCACCGCCACGCGCAGCGCCTACGTGGGCGAAGCGCGACTGGTCGAGGCGAGGGCACTCCTGGCCGCCGGCGACACCGCCCGTGCGCGCGCCAGCCTGACGCAGGCCGTGATGGCGCTCACGGCCGGCGTCGGGGCCGGGCACCCGCGCACGCGGGAGGCGCGCGCGCTGCTCGCCGGCCTCCCGCGCTAG
- a CDS encoding cytochrome c peroxidase, translating to MDRRSTRTIAAALVAALAACDAPRPVAPAAPPIAASRDRDGGDADTLARTVRLLAAARGIVPLPQPPRIPPALVRLGRALAFDRILSGNRDIACMTCHAASYATGDGKSLSIGQGGVGLGPTRYHPKGIFIPRNAPPLFNLFGMKHLFWDGRVEVDSQGHLHTPAGAQLTPQMARVLRYGPVSAIGMFPVTVRAEMRGDGGNELAALGDDDYTGIWNGLMKRLGRIPEYRAMFEAAYPGERFDRMNFAYASNAIGAFIVDQLTLEDTPWDGFLAGHDDALSPRQLQGAETFLTLKCSLCHNGATLSDQQFHDVAVAQIGPGEGDGVGGHDDFGRFRVTHNQDDLYRFRTTPLRNVELTGPYGHDGAIVDLRSFIAHYSESDVKLTSYDPSQLEPLLRNTLVQNESQVIAARDTLILGVVLTDDLVSKLVDYMSALTDPRAAHLDRLAPVRVPSGLPVDR from the coding sequence ATGGACCGCAGAAGCACGAGAACGATTGCCGCGGCGCTGGTCGCCGCACTGGCGGCGTGCGATGCGCCGCGCCCGGTTGCACCCGCGGCGCCGCCGATTGCCGCGTCACGCGATCGCGATGGCGGGGATGCCGACACGCTGGCGCGCACCGTGCGCTTGCTGGCTGCGGCGCGCGGCATCGTGCCGCTCCCGCAGCCGCCGCGAATTCCGCCGGCGCTGGTGCGTCTGGGTCGCGCACTCGCGTTCGATCGCATCCTGAGCGGGAATCGTGACATCGCCTGCATGACCTGCCACGCCGCGTCGTACGCGACCGGCGACGGGAAGAGCCTGTCCATCGGACAGGGTGGCGTCGGGCTGGGCCCGACGCGCTATCACCCGAAGGGAATCTTCATTCCGCGCAACGCGCCCCCGCTGTTCAACCTGTTCGGGATGAAGCATCTGTTCTGGGATGGGCGCGTGGAGGTGGACAGCCAGGGGCACCTCCACACGCCGGCCGGGGCGCAACTCACGCCGCAAATGGCGCGCGTACTCCGGTACGGTCCGGTGTCGGCGATCGGGATGTTTCCGGTGACGGTGCGCGCCGAGATGCGCGGCGACGGCGGCAACGAGTTGGCGGCGCTGGGCGACGACGACTACACCGGTATCTGGAACGGGCTCATGAAGCGACTCGGCCGGATTCCCGAATACCGCGCGATGTTCGAGGCCGCGTATCCGGGCGAGCGGTTCGACCGGATGAACTTCGCGTACGCGTCGAACGCCATCGGCGCCTTCATCGTGGATCAGTTGACGCTCGAGGATACGCCGTGGGATGGATTTCTCGCCGGGCACGACGACGCGCTCAGCCCGCGGCAGCTCCAGGGGGCAGAGACGTTCCTCACACTCAAGTGCTCGCTGTGCCACAACGGTGCGACGCTCAGCGATCAGCAGTTCCATGACGTGGCCGTGGCGCAGATCGGACCGGGCGAGGGGGACGGCGTCGGCGGGCACGACGACTTCGGCCGGTTTCGCGTGACGCACAACCAGGACGACCTGTACCGCTTCCGGACCACGCCGCTGCGGAACGTGGAACTCACCGGCCCGTACGGGCACGACGGCGCCATCGTGGATCTGCGCAGCTTCATCGCGCACTACAGTGAGTCGGACGTGAAGCTCACCTCGTACGATCCCAGCCAGCTCGAGCCGCTGCTCCGGAATACCCTGGTGCAGAATGAGAGCCAGGTGATTGCGGCACGGGACACACTGATCCTGGGGGTCGTGCTCACGGACGACTTGGTGAGCAAGCTCGTGGACTACATGAGCGCGCTCACCGATCCGCGGGCCGCCCATCTCGACCGGCTGGCGCCGGTACGGGTGCCGAGTGGGCTGCCGGTGGATCGGTAG
- a CDS encoding Rieske (2Fe-2S) protein yields MPIDRRATPDAAEDSRHAQCAACVLGGRRRFIRDLAVVAAGTLLALGAAPAEAAAGEWRFVRAGRTRGETKEYPIPPSDGVNIDNDESVIVARYQGAVYAFSLACPHQNTALRWEADEHEFRCPKHHSEYTPTGEFIDGRATRGMDRFAVTRDGNNVAVNLDALFRQDDDPDAWKKAFVSV; encoded by the coding sequence ATGCCCATTGACCGCCGCGCAACGCCCGACGCTGCGGAGGATTCCCGGCACGCCCAGTGCGCCGCCTGCGTGCTGGGCGGACGCCGGCGCTTCATACGCGATCTCGCCGTGGTAGCGGCCGGAACGCTGCTCGCGCTCGGCGCCGCGCCGGCTGAGGCCGCCGCCGGCGAGTGGCGATTCGTGCGCGCCGGCCGGACCCGAGGTGAGACCAAGGAGTATCCCATCCCGCCCAGCGACGGGGTGAACATCGACAACGACGAGTCGGTGATCGTCGCCCGCTACCAGGGCGCGGTCTACGCGTTCTCCCTCGCTTGCCCGCACCAGAACACGGCCCTCCGCTGGGAGGCCGACGAACACGAGTTCCGCTGCCCCAAGCATCACTCGGAATACACGCCGACGGGTGAGTTCATCGATGGGCGCGCAACGCGCGGGATGGATCGGTTCGCCGTCACCCGCGATGGAAACAACGTCGCGGTCAATCTGGACGCGTTGTTCCGCCAGGACGACGACCCGGACGCGTGGAAGAAGGCATTCGTCTCGGTTTGA
- a CDS encoding ubiquinol-cytochrome c reductase iron-sulfur subunit, with protein MALSDCINRREFLITSAAATAGALVITGCGNGQFGPTGVNDAGPGGIPTDGPKLITVGDFPDLATTGRLVQVADLRAAKRLTATTFAAYSLICTHQQCAAGVQSGTQIVCPCHGSRFDASGNVVNGPATRPLATLNTSYDPATGILTVQ; from the coding sequence ATGGCTTTGAGCGACTGCATCAATCGTCGTGAGTTTCTAATCACCTCGGCCGCGGCGACGGCGGGAGCGCTGGTGATCACCGGCTGCGGCAACGGCCAGTTCGGGCCGACCGGCGTGAACGACGCCGGTCCCGGCGGCATTCCGACCGACGGCCCGAAGCTGATCACGGTCGGTGATTTTCCCGACCTCGCGACCACCGGGCGCCTCGTGCAGGTCGCCGACCTCCGGGCCGCTAAGCGGCTCACGGCCACGACCTTCGCCGCGTACTCGCTGATCTGCACGCACCAGCAGTGCGCCGCCGGCGTGCAGAGCGGGACGCAGATCGTCTGTCCCTGCCACGGCTCCCGGTTCGACGCCAGCGGCAACGTCGTGAACGGACCCGCCACGCGGCCCCTGGCCACCCTCAACACGAGTTACGACCCGGCCACCGGCATCCTGACGGTGCAGTAG
- a CDS encoding DUF4142 domain-containing protein, which produces MQQGAMRHAVMLATAGMLTMSATARPVRAQTPGAGLDDPTIVAIFDAANTWDMQTGALAAKKGTTKEIRDFGAMLERDHTKVRQMGRDLAKKLAVTPTPPKDFAMAADHAAAMKTLEAAQGKAFDRAFLEHEVAYHRAVIDALNGTFLPAIQNEELKSLVKEVVPAFDAHLKAAQRLLDRQGE; this is translated from the coding sequence ATGCAGCAGGGAGCGATGCGGCACGCGGTCATGCTGGCGACGGCGGGGATGCTGACCATGAGCGCGACGGCGCGCCCGGTACGGGCGCAGACGCCAGGGGCCGGGCTGGACGACCCCACGATCGTGGCAATTTTCGACGCGGCAAATACCTGGGACATGCAGACCGGCGCGCTCGCGGCGAAGAAGGGGACGACGAAGGAGATTCGTGATTTCGGCGCGATGCTCGAGCGCGACCACACCAAGGTCCGGCAGATGGGACGCGATCTGGCGAAGAAGCTCGCCGTCACGCCCACCCCGCCCAAGGATTTCGCGATGGCCGCGGATCATGCGGCGGCGATGAAGACCCTGGAAGCGGCGCAGGGCAAAGCATTCGATCGCGCGTTCCTGGAGCACGAGGTGGCGTATCACCGCGCGGTAATCGACGCGCTCAACGGGACGTTCCTCCCGGCGATCCAGAACGAGGAGTTGAAGAGCCTCGTGAAGGAAGTCGTGCCGGCGTTCGACGCGCACCTGAAGGCGGCTCAGCGTCTGCTCGACCGGCAAGGCGAGTAG
- a CDS encoding helix-turn-helix domain-containing protein, giving the protein MPASLPGSRRFFESTRGRVVERLRRGACTVEALADELELTDNAVRGHLATLERDGMVRAAGVRRDGGVGKPATIYELAPEAEAAMSRAYVPMVRALLGALAHRSSPRQLRAVFRDAGRRLAHGGPPAAGGLRARVEVAAAALTELGGLLSVEPSDAGYRIVACGCPLSEAVVQQPEVCTAVETMLAELTGAAVHQQCEHGARPQCRFEVSASRPAGR; this is encoded by the coding sequence ATGCCCGCATCACTACCGGGAAGCCGGCGGTTCTTCGAGAGCACGCGCGGTCGAGTCGTCGAGCGGCTCCGCCGCGGCGCGTGTACGGTCGAAGCGCTCGCCGATGAACTGGAGTTGACCGACAACGCCGTGCGTGGGCATCTCGCCACGCTCGAACGCGACGGCATGGTACGCGCCGCCGGCGTCCGGCGCGACGGCGGTGTGGGGAAGCCCGCCACGATTTACGAGTTGGCGCCCGAAGCCGAAGCCGCGATGTCGCGCGCCTACGTTCCCATGGTCCGGGCGCTGCTCGGCGCCCTGGCCCACCGATCGTCCCCGCGTCAACTCCGGGCCGTGTTCCGTGACGCCGGGCGGCGCCTGGCGCACGGCGGACCTCCCGCGGCCGGCGGGCTTCGCGCCAGAGTGGAGGTCGCGGCCGCCGCGCTCACCGAGCTCGGCGGGCTGCTCTCGGTAGAACCGAGCGACGCCGGCTACCGAATCGTCGCCTGCGGGTGCCCGCTCTCGGAGGCCGTGGTCCAGCAGCCGGAGGTCTGCACGGCCGTGGAGACGATGCTCGCCGAGCTCACCGGGGCCGCGGTGCACCAGCAGTGCGAACACGGTGCGCGGCCCCAGTGTCGATTCGAGGTGTCGGCGTCGCGACCCGCCGGTCGCTGA
- a CDS encoding DUF1801 domain-containing protein → MNARSLPPKSIDAYIAAAPIEVRPILKRIRRTVAAAAPEAKEIVSYRMPAFRLHGILLYIGAFKHHIGLFPPVTGDAKLAKALAPYAGPKGNLRFPLDQPIPYALIRRIVLLRVKQDRARAAARRKRA, encoded by the coding sequence GTGAACGCTCGCAGTTTACCACCGAAAAGCATCGACGCGTACATTGCCGCCGCACCCATCGAAGTCCGGCCAATACTGAAGAGAATACGACGCACCGTGGCGGCCGCCGCGCCGGAAGCGAAGGAGATCGTCAGCTACCGCATGCCGGCGTTCCGGCTGCACGGCATCCTCCTGTACATCGGCGCCTTCAAACACCACATCGGACTCTTCCCCCCGGTCACGGGCGACGCGAAGCTCGCGAAGGCCCTGGCACCATACGCCGGCCCCAAAGGCAATCTCAGGTTCCCGCTGGATCAGCCCATTCCCTATGCGCTCATCAGGCGCATCGTCCTGTTACGGGTCAAGCAGGACCGCGCTCGAGCCGCCGCGAGGCGGAAGAGGGCATAG
- a CDS encoding alpha/beta hydrolase-fold protein has product MRIRSFIIALACVPALGAAQGTMPAGTPRFNVSFGGSAHAAPITGRVYVALSRTNDARHTPIDQTGEDGVPLFGVDVSNLKPGQPVAIDASTFGYPVRSLADIPAGTYWAQAFVNVYTEFHRADGHTVWMHMDQWEGQNWKRSPGNLFGEPVKIAFDPKSNTPIALVADQVIPPIVEPTDDQYVKHLKIRSEILTRWWGHPMYLGATVLLPKGYDTHPNVKYPIVYDEGHFSLRPPGGGATTAWLADSTPRVILVTLQHPSPFYDDSYDVNSANEGPYDDAIMQELIPAVERRFRVIGQPWARLLTGGSTGGWISLAQQVFHPDFYGGTWSLCPDAVDFRYHQIVNIYADSNAYWVNHGWMTVERPDVRRPDGNVETMMKDENWYERAVGDHSRSGGQWDIWEAAYGPVGADGYPQRIWDKRTGVIDHQVADYWKQHFDLRYRLETNWATLGPKLADKINVYVGDADTYYLNDAVHLLDDFLRRTRSPRWTSEIVFQPGAPHCWGPPLPALLQKMAAHMERTAPAGADTRSWRY; this is encoded by the coding sequence ATGCGCATTCGCTCTTTCATCATCGCTCTCGCATGCGTTCCCGCGCTGGGCGCAGCCCAGGGGACGATGCCGGCGGGAACGCCCCGCTTCAACGTCTCCTTCGGCGGGTCGGCCCACGCCGCGCCGATCACCGGGCGCGTGTACGTGGCACTCTCGCGTACCAACGACGCTCGCCACACGCCCATCGACCAGACGGGCGAGGACGGCGTGCCGTTGTTCGGGGTGGACGTGTCGAATCTCAAGCCGGGCCAGCCGGTCGCGATCGACGCGTCGACATTCGGGTACCCGGTCCGGTCGCTGGCCGACATCCCCGCCGGCACCTACTGGGCCCAGGCGTTCGTGAACGTGTACACCGAGTTCCACCGGGCGGACGGGCACACGGTGTGGATGCACATGGACCAGTGGGAAGGGCAGAACTGGAAGCGCTCGCCCGGCAACCTCTTTGGCGAGCCGGTGAAGATCGCGTTTGATCCCAAGTCCAACACGCCGATCGCGCTCGTTGCCGACCAGGTGATTCCCCCCATCGTCGAGCCGACCGACGACCAGTACGTGAAGCACCTCAAGATCCGGAGCGAGATCCTCACCAGGTGGTGGGGGCACCCGATGTATCTGGGCGCAACCGTGCTGCTGCCCAAGGGGTACGACACGCACCCGAACGTGAAATATCCGATCGTCTACGACGAAGGGCACTTCTCGCTGCGGCCGCCGGGGGGCGGGGCGACGACCGCGTGGCTCGCCGACTCGACGCCGCGCGTCATCCTCGTCACGCTGCAGCATCCCTCGCCCTTCTACGACGACTCGTACGACGTCAACTCGGCAAACGAGGGTCCATACGACGACGCGATCATGCAGGAGCTGATTCCGGCGGTGGAGCGGCGGTTCCGCGTGATCGGCCAGCCGTGGGCCCGCCTGCTCACCGGCGGCTCCACGGGCGGATGGATCTCGCTCGCGCAGCAGGTGTTCCACCCCGACTTCTACGGCGGCACCTGGTCGCTCTGTCCCGATGCCGTGGACTTCCGCTATCACCAGATCGTCAACATCTACGCCGACTCCAACGCCTACTGGGTGAACCATGGCTGGATGACGGTGGAACGTCCCGACGTGCGCCGCCCCGACGGCAACGTCGAGACGATGATGAAGGACGAGAACTGGTATGAACGCGCTGTGGGCGACCACTCGCGGTCGGGCGGACAGTGGGACATCTGGGAAGCGGCGTACGGGCCCGTGGGCGCGGACGGCTACCCGCAGCGCATCTGGGACAAACGGACCGGCGTCATCGATCATCAGGTGGCCGATTACTGGAAGCAGCACTTCGACCTGCGCTACCGGCTGGAGACCAACTGGGCGACACTGGGGCCCAAGCTCGCCGACAAGATCAACGTGTACGTGGGCGACGCCGATACGTATTATCTGAACGACGCCGTGCACCTGCTCGACGACTTCCTGCGCCGGACCAGGTCGCCGAGGTGGACCAGCGAGATCGTCTTCCAGCCCGGGGCGCCGCACTGCTGGGGGCCGCCGCTGCCGGCACTGTTGCAGAAGATGGCGGCGCACATGGAACGGACCGCGCCGGCCGGTGCCGACACCAGGAGCTGGCGGTACTGA
- a CDS encoding DUF1697 domain-containing protein, giving the protein MALVVLLRGVNVGGHRSFRPTTLAEQLKHLDAVSIGAAGTFVIRQPVTQAQLRAEVARRLPFDAEIMICQGREIIRLMSQNHFADQPLRPDVVRFVSVLSKRPRPAPRTPLSLPSSGRWLLKVLARDNRFVFGVYRRHMKAIGYLGTLDRLFGVPVTTRNWNTITAIARVLGTAGS; this is encoded by the coding sequence GTGGCACTCGTCGTTCTTCTGAGAGGGGTCAACGTCGGCGGTCACAGAAGCTTCCGACCCACCACGCTCGCTGAGCAACTGAAGCACCTCGACGCCGTCAGCATCGGCGCGGCGGGCACCTTCGTGATCCGGCAGCCAGTGACCCAGGCGCAACTGCGCGCCGAAGTGGCACGCAGGCTTCCCTTTGATGCCGAGATCATGATCTGCCAGGGTCGCGAGATCATCAGACTGATGTCTCAGAATCATTTCGCGGACCAGCCCCTGCGGCCCGACGTCGTCCGCTTCGTGAGCGTGCTGTCAAAGCGCCCCCGCCCGGCGCCGAGGACACCCTTGAGCCTTCCTTCCAGCGGCAGGTGGCTGCTGAAGGTCCTCGCGAGGGACAACCGGTTCGTCTTCGGCGTGTACAGGCGCCACATGAAAGCGATCGGCTACCTTGGCACGCTCGACCGGCTTTTCGGCGTCCCCGTTACCACGCGCAACTGGAATACGATCACCGCGATCGCCAGGGTGCTGGGCACTGCAGGGAGCTGA